aagacaaaataagacatttacatgaatctgtaatttatctaAATGACATATAAATTAGGTAGCCCTATTTGAATGGGGTTCACcatcgtcaatactgctgttttcttcgttttttgccaattttcatttcaaaaataccaaatgacaacttGAATGAACTTATCTTTCacgtttaagcaatttataaacaattttaatttttttacacttatgctgggatcactgaattacGACAATTAAAAACTTTGGAGTCATATAAGCGCCAAAAGCTATCCACATGATAGTTACGCTCTCGCTTATTTCAGAATTTTTATCATCTTAtgtctttgttgttgttgttgttgttgttgttgttgttgttgttgttgttgttgttgtttgcaaTTATAGTAACAgctgttcccagcaaacacaaaacgttttatacaggttatattttggggttttggttttggtaaaaacatgtcgggttatgaaggtcatgaaacgtTTGAAaaagttttgtataaaaacacagcACATAAATATACACAAATGTttataaaatggtttaaagatgttattgtaaaatatttttggcaaatattttgtgccaaatattttgtcaacacttaaataacattatgttactaaattgttagaatattttgcagtaagttatcataaaatgtttttgaatgttatgaaaacgttttatacgctttatataactcgatttttaaacgttttctggcaaccttttctaaccttttgcgaatgatgttgaaaacgttttgtgtttgctgggttgttaatTAGTCCGAAAACTCAAAAGATTTTTTCATTCATCCATGTGAAGCTAActatttttgtctctttatttttcttgttttctccAGGTATGGTTCCAGAACCGACGTGCTCGTCAAAGACGCCAAGGAAAGCGCCAAGGTACAGATACAGAGAGCGTATCATCCAGCAACACGCCATCAGAATCCAGCTCCTCTTCACGCCCACCAAGCATCGCCTCGTCCACCGTCTCCTCAGAATCCGCTTCGCTTCATGCACCAAGTCCAGCTTCATCACCTAAACCAATGGTATCTTCTAGTCCATCAACACTTCCTACTTCAACTGAGAAGTCTACCAAGAAGACTACAGAAGACAGTAAGACTGTTCCGTCTCCATCATCATCAGGGGTCTGTGCTCTACCTTGCTGTTCGCCACCCAGTATCTACACCGCGTACCCTTCCTTGTATGCACGCACGCCTCAGTCTGATTATGTTCCGTCTACAATCCCATCTTATGGTCAGCTACCAGCTCCAGGTTACTCTTATTCCAGCATCCCACCCACATACGCCTACCCTGGTACCGCCGCCGCTGCAGCTGCTTTCTACTATCCAACAGCTCTAACCAGTATGACATCTGCGTATCATCGCCCGACTGTCTTCAACTTCCCTCCAGTCGCTGGTGCGAATCTTATCAGCCGTGTTCAGGAGATGCCATCCAAGACATCTGCTCCTCCAACTGAGAGTCTCAAGATTTCTGTTTGATGGATTTCTGTGATAGAACTCAGAACTCACGTATAATGAGAACTCACTAAAATCAGAACTCACTTGAATAAAAACTCATCATCATGAACGTGAACTCGCTTGAATCAGAACTCATCATCACTTCAATTATAACTCACTTTATCATAACTCATTTAATTCATGGGTTTAGAACAATAGTTGTATAACTGTAATGTGATTTAATTGACTGAGTCCGTCCAACACGAGTAGAGTATATTGTATATAATGtgaaatgttttgtattattttgtttcatattttggcCTTAACATTGCCAGTGGTTCTTAGTGCTATACAACTCATGTGACGTCATGTTTTGGCTTGATGTGATCTATTTACTGATTGGAAACGATAATTATGTTATTCAGTTTTATGAACGAGTTTAGAAATGGTACAGAAATCTGGTCTTgatttttggcaacattttttattttaatatctttCGAGCAGACCAAtttccttttttcaattttttcaaggcTGTGTAGCCTGTACCTctacacagtattttttgtgggatctgagactttttgagagcacatcagatgatCAGACACATCAAAGTaagtgcattctgaatatgaggaatgtccttaatatcaaataatttaatattttgtaattcgcgatatatacaaattttatatcaaattattagaaatttacatttttgacatttaacagtgcTCTAagtataaactttataaatctataaGATGTGCACTTAACTTGTATGTAGCCGTGCACTTAACTTGTATGTAGcctggaggaaaagccgtccatcatttgaacattttaacctttttttattgaagatacacattacACATTGTTTCCCCCCAAAAGACGTAAGcattttaggtcttttttgggaacaaaatgtatatcttcaatacgaaaggtcaaaattttcaaatgatagacggcttttcctcctcgctacatacactttaagcacacATCAtccatatcattagattttaatataggcctaaagtttACTTTTAGGACTCTCAAATATATAACaaatcaattttcaataatttgtcataaaatttgtattatattgcgcattaaaaaaaatcaaaatattaatttttaattatgaatttgatatcaaaaggatattcctcgtatttagaatgcaatttggtgtgtctgaaaATGACGAAATTTTAGCATGTTcgattattaaaaattgaaatgactgTTTTAAACATGATCAAATAAAACGAGAACAGCTTGCTGACAGGACGTTGTAGGTGTTCACAAAGCAAAAGTTTCTGAAATTAAATATCCCGACTTGTTCCTAATTATGCTTGATAATGTCATAATAATTTGATTCAATCAGTAATGAAGGTTATAATCATGTTCACCAAACGTGAAATCGCGTCATGgtaattataattaatattattttatgtgTTTGGAAATGTGGTTTTACCACTTGTAAACGTTGTGTTGGTGTCTTATTTATtacttttatacttttttatactttttcacagTTTGTTTTGTCAATTATTTTGTTATGttgataataaaatatcaaatgtttgGTACAAACGATATACTTGTTGGCGTTTCTTTTACtttgtgtaaccatggtaacttgaTAGTTTTAGcaacttgggctattccagttgaaattcatacacccaggggcgtaaccagtggggggcgGGGGAAAGCTGCCCCTCGGACacaaaaaaaaactgggaagGGGAGCAAAAAATAGGGAAGGGAAAAGAGGGAAGGGGAGAAAATAGAGGGAAGtgagaaggaaagaaagagggaagagaaagaggAAGGGAGAAGATAAAAGGAAAGAAGGGgaaggaagaagagaaaaggaaagaaaaagagggaagaagagaaagggaaatttGCACtctgatttttagcttctaatatgctaaaaaccaggagcttccgggggctttGCCCtgggaccccaccaggggcccttaggCGGGCCCCAGGACCCCTGCCCTttacgcttcgcggcaagccgcctCGATCGCGGTGGGGAATACTACATGCAACTTTTCCTCAGAAATTGGGAAAATTTGaaagcttgcccccccccccccccccggaaggtcaggtctggttacgcccctgcatacacccccttatggaagacatgatcttagtcTCCCACGCAGGTAAACCCCCtatatttgaaaatcacactccctgtgtggaagaagataaggtcatgtctgccaaaGGGGTATATCATATGAATTTGAACTGGAATAACGGGACTATGGCTTCAATATTAAACTAGAGTCTcggcaaacacaaaaaatatttgtaaaacgtTGTAAGATAAACGTGTTATTTGGTTTGGTCAATACGTTAAACGGTTTTAGAACATTTTACATCAAAAAACATCATAACATcatttaaaaaatgtcaaaatgttactctaaaatatttttttaacatacGGTATTTTGACAACACTTAAAGATAaaattagaatattttgcagcaagttttcacaaAAGTTTTTGAGCgggttttgaatgttattaaaaggtttataGCCAACCCTTTTCAAATTTTGGCACTTTTGTTTGTGTCATAATGTGTTAACATAACCTggtagtggttaagctgaaagcctTGTATAAAGTAAAACATTAATACGTTTTAAAAATACCTAATGGCAATTTTAATGACTGATCCTTCACTTTATAGGCAATACacaattataatattttttacactttcactgggatcactgaacttAGCCTTTAACAGTGTGGAAAATAATATTATTCATGACCTTCCGTCACAATttaaatcaatcaaacaatcaatcaacatatcaatcaatcaacatatcaatcaatatatcaatcaaaacaaaaacaaacaaacaaataaacaattaatCTTTCAATCAATTTACCAAGCAATCAATAAGAAGTCAGTCAGATATAttaatcgatcgatcaatcaatcaattggagtcaatcaatcaattggagtcaatcaatcatcaatcaatccaTCAAACGATGGATGAATAGATCAATCAATTAATACCACTGAACCAGCAATTAATTTATCAGTCAATCAAATAACAATATATCAATCAAGTAAGCATTAGTTAGTCAAGTAGAGTCAGTCTGTTATTCGACCAAACAGTCAATCAGACTTTGGAGGAAACTTGTAGTCGTttgctccgcagccgaaggatgatgatgatgatgaaaatcaaaCTCAGAGCGGGGACTCAGAGAAAATTAGAGTGCTAGCGCCATCTCTTGGTAAAATCTGGTTAGTATTGTTTTGTTCGCCTGTCTTGTCAGCTGACTGGATTTGTCAGCATATTCTGTGGTGGGCAAGAAAGCTTAAAGGTTCTTTTCTAGCTTATCCTGGACCGAATCATTTTCTAATATGGAGCAGGTAAGCTTATGAAATTCAGGCACCAGTATTTGTaaattattttcaatttaagAAGCTGCCTCTGAAGGAGATCAAAATAATTGCAGTCTGGAAACAGTGCAAAATTCTGCAGTTCCAGTGTTTGTCATGTTTTGTGTTGAGGAGGAAGctacaataatattatttttatcgtttttgttttgttttggtatcTCGATGTCtgtttcttctcatcttctctgatcagataaaggcgatcttttcttttagactaCCTGAgttcagttgtagtaactacaaatttcgaacgtttgaggacttgttctcaagttaaAGTTGTAGACTAGAAGGTGCtaccctgtgtaaagatagtcacttgtgctgagcatgaaattggtcacttatcgctcactgttcaaaatgtgacatctacaccaattacagtcccgaaactgtctactttttagccgacctcaattcaaacatttagtgatagttaaaatgcgatccccaaccctttggttacctttggacgaatttttcaAATCTCCgctgagtctccgtgtctgaaattccccgtacaaacatcgaaaatgtcgcaattctcagttctcggtgatgatactatatccgcatcgctgttttcatacatgaatatgcatatctctg
The Amphiura filiformis chromosome 3, Afil_fr2py, whole genome shotgun sequence DNA segment above includes these coding regions:
- the LOC140148132 gene encoding uncharacterized protein, with protein sequence MPANVIMTSASSMEPISSHQMTALPVPSNQPKLSPSFNMESILGLPNQVPSFPAVPXPSAIMPSSPVDDRQFAPRNRRRRTRTIYTPEQLASMEAVFASNQYPDINSREALADAIDMTEARVQVWFQNRRARQRRQGKRQGTDTESVSSSNTPSESSSSSRPPSIASSTVSSESASLHAPSPASSPKPMVSSSPSTLPTSTEKSTKKTTEDSKTVPSPSSSGVCALPCCSPPSIYTAYPSLYARTPQSDYVPSTIPSYGQLPAPGYSYSSIPPTYAYPGTAAAAAAFYYPTALTSMTSAYHRPTVFNFPPVAGANLISRVQEMPSKTSAPPTESLKISV